One window of the Tetragenococcus koreensis genome contains the following:
- a CDS encoding ABC transporter permease, with protein sequence MTISSLGIILQSATSQGVVWALLAIGVFLTYRILDIADLTAEGSFPLGGGIAAVAITNGFSPWTATLFGFGGGILAGLVSGVLHTKLKIPALLAGIITMTGLYSVTSRVMNAPNIALLGEKTVFSPLEEMGLSNINATIIVGALFSLIVIFLLFLFFRTELGLAIRSTGDNIEMSEANGINTDNMKMIGYMISNGCISLSGALIAQNNSFADLNSGVGTIVIGLASIIIAEVIFRNKPLLFRLFTVVLGAIIYRFILAIVFEFDVEPADSKIASAIVLVLCLSLGQFRGKFGSKKKVNGGVAK encoded by the coding sequence ATGACAATTAGTAGTTTAGGAATTATTTTACAATCCGCAACTTCCCAAGGTGTTGTTTGGGCGTTACTTGCGATTGGTGTATTTCTCACCTATCGTATTTTAGATATCGCCGACTTAACAGCTGAAGGCAGCTTTCCTCTAGGTGGAGGTATAGCTGCAGTTGCGATCACCAACGGCTTTTCTCCTTGGACAGCTACTTTGTTTGGTTTTGGCGGTGGCATCCTGGCAGGTCTTGTTTCTGGGGTACTCCATACAAAACTAAAAATACCGGCACTGCTTGCAGGGATCATTACTATGACCGGCTTATACTCCGTCACATCTAGAGTTATGAATGCCCCGAATATCGCTCTTCTAGGTGAAAAAACAGTTTTTTCTCCCTTAGAAGAAATGGGGCTTTCCAATATTAATGCCACCATCATTGTCGGCGCGTTGTTTTCATTGATTGTCATTTTTCTATTGTTTCTTTTCTTTCGAACAGAACTGGGACTGGCGATTCGTTCAACGGGAGATAATATCGAAATGAGTGAAGCCAATGGTATCAATACAGATAATATGAAGATGATCGGTTACATGATCTCTAATGGTTGTATTTCTCTATCTGGCGCCTTAATTGCTCAAAATAATTCTTTTGCTGATTTAAATTCTGGAGTTGGCACCATTGTTATCGGACTTGCCTCCATTATTATTGCTGAAGTGATCTTTCGTAATAAACCGTTACTATTTCGTCTATTTACCGTCGTTTTAGGTGCAATCATTTACCGCTTCATTTTAGCGATTGTATTTGAATTCGACGTAGAACCAGCCGATTCAAAAATTGCTTCAGCGATTGTCCTTGTCCTCTGCCTTTCTTTAGGACAGTTTCGCGGGAAATTCGGTTCAAAGAAAAAAGTAAATGGAGGTGTAGCAAAATGA